A genomic stretch from Thermodesulfobacteriota bacterium includes:
- a CDS encoding DUF262 domain-containing protein, whose amino-acid sequence MVVYKDKNDTFGIVDGQQRLTTITMMLCALRNILRKEGFEDLAQGIHNRIERRDINNKAQFVLQSETSYPYLQEHIQKFGPPEVEPDVGQEEADLKNAYEFINESIQSAVNAIHTDRSISKEKAKTKIHDKLLDIRDRILQLKLIFIELDDEDDAYFIFETLNTRGKDLRVSDLVKNHLTKLLKPKNANVDLTKENWNKTVDLIEQSDETLSMDSFLHHLWLSQYEYITAKKLFKAIKRQVNRNNAKQFLEALITDARIYREIHETSFRKWTRQEIKIKQSIDALNIFRVKQDLPMIISAMREYREKKLKNKHVQKILTAIENFHFMFTAITSQRSSGGISLMYASHARELHTAQTLENKLEVINELIKKLRNKRPSYPEFEANFLEILYSKKYTKHKNLVRYILEKIDQSHRQRGVSIDYNQMTIEHIASQNPHTQNAMSDNLIAQIGNLILVNENLNNKLANKEFNEKKSILLNSGVWLDDVLRNASSWGQQQIESRSKALAKLAYDKVWRI is encoded by the coding sequence ATAGTAGTTTATAAAGATAAGAATGACACTTTTGGAATCGTTGATGGACAGCAACGCCTAACAACCATCACCATGATGCTATGTGCTTTAAGAAATATTTTAAGAAAGGAAGGTTTTGAGGATCTTGCTCAAGGGATACACAATCGAATAGAAAGGCGAGATATTAATAATAAGGCACAATTTGTTCTTCAGTCAGAAACCTCTTATCCATATTTACAGGAACACATTCAGAAATTTGGACCACCAGAAGTCGAACCCGATGTGGGACAAGAGGAAGCTGACTTAAAGAATGCGTATGAATTTATAAACGAAAGCATCCAAAGTGCAGTTAATGCCATACATACTGACCGTTCCATCTCCAAAGAAAAGGCAAAGACAAAAATTCATGACAAATTATTAGATATTCGTGATCGTATTCTTCAATTAAAGCTTATCTTTATCGAACTTGATGACGAAGATGATGCTTACTTCATATTTGAAACCCTCAACACACGTGGAAAGGATTTGAGAGTGTCAGACTTGGTTAAAAACCACCTGACGAAATTACTGAAACCAAAGAATGCGAATGTAGATCTAACAAAAGAAAATTGGAATAAAACCGTAGATCTGATTGAACAATCAGATGAGACCCTCTCAATGGATAGTTTTCTGCATCATCTATGGCTTTCACAGTATGAGTACATAACAGCCAAGAAACTCTTCAAAGCAATCAAGCGACAAGTGAATAGGAATAACGCAAAACAGTTCCTTGAAGCTTTGATTACAGATGCCCGGATTTATAGAGAAATTCATGAAACATCGTTCAGAAAATGGACCAGACAGGAGATTAAAATAAAACAATCTATCGATGCTCTAAACATTTTCCGGGTCAAACAAGATTTACCTATGATCATCTCCGCTATGCGTGAATATAGAGAAAAAAAACTTAAGAATAAGCATGTTCAGAAAATTTTGACAGCTATTGAAAACTTTCACTTTATGTTTACAGCCATCACATCACAGCGTTCATCGGGTGGCATATCTCTTATGTATGCCTCTCATGCTAGAGAGTTGCATACCGCTCAAACTCTTGAGAATAAACTAGAAGTAATAAATGAACTTATAAAGAAACTGCGAAATAAGCGTCCCTCTTACCCAGAGTTTGAAGCTAATTTTTTAGAAATTTTGTATTCTAAGAAGTACACGAAACATAAGAATCTGGTTCGGTACATTTTAGAGAAGATTGATCAGTCCCATCGGCAAAGAGGGGTTTCTATTGATTATAATCAGATGACAATAGAACATATTGCATCTCAAAATCCCCACACTCAAAACGCTATGTCTGATAATCTCATAGCCCAAATTGGGAATCTCATTTTGGTCAATGAGAATCTTAACAACAAGTTAGCAAACAAGGAATTCAACGAAAAGAAATCGATACTTTTAAACTCCGGCGTATGGCTAGATGATGTTCTGAGAAACGCTTCTAGTTGGGGTCAACAACAAATTGAATCAAGATCAAAGGCTCTCGCCAAACTTGCCTATGACAAAGTTTGGAGAATATAA